TCGTGGATACCGACAATGTGTCGAGCTTGTTGTTGCCGCGGATCAACTGGAGCTTTCTCGACTTCGGCCGCAATCGCGCCCGGGTGGAGCAGTCCCGCGCCGGACGGGACGAGGCGGAGGCGCAGTATCGCAAGTCCGTCCTTGCCGCCCTGTCCGATGCCGAGACGAGCCTGTCGCGTTTCGGCAATCTGCGCGCGACCCTCCTGTCGAGCTACCGGAGCGCCGAGGGCGCCCGGCAGTCTTCTCGCTTCGCGGCCCAGCGGTTCGGGAGCGGAGCTGCACCGCTGACATCATCCATAGACGCAGAACGCGCGGCGCTGACGGCGGACATCTCCGCCGTGGAAGCGCAGGGGCAGTTCGTTCGTGCGTTTGTGGGCCTCCATAAGGCGCTCGGGCTCGGCTGGGCAGCCTCGAAATAGGCGGGACCCACAGAGCGGAACCCGCTGTGGGCGACCAGAGCGGCTCGTCCCTATTTCGACGCGGGATGGCTGACCAGCCGTTACAGACTATAGCTACGTGGAAATAGTCCGCTATGTGCCCACCATTTTTCAGTCAGCGCTTTGCGGGCCCGTTCAGTGCGAACCCACGTCTGCCGAAGGCGGCCAAGATCAGCGTGCGCAGGGTCAAACACCCTCATCGCTATCAGCAGATGAACATGCGGTAGAATCTCGGGCGTTTTTTCGTCTCCGGTTCGATGATGGATGGCCCAATCAACCACCATGCCTTGGCTGGAAAGATGGTCTTCGCAGAAGCCTTCTACGAGGTTGCGCCAGCCGTCCGCGCCTTCTTGCAACGGCAGCGAACCCACCGCGTGCGCGCAAACCGGCTCGTCAGGGCGATACATCACGGCGTGCCGGTCTGCCTGTATCCACAGTTTGATCCCCTCGAGTGACGGAATATTGGCGCGCTGCGGCCCGCAACGCCCGACCGCGACGAGGTCGTCTCGGCGCGACCAGTCAGGCGTCGGGCCGTAATCATCGATGCCATGCTGCCGATTGATGTAGAGCCAGCTTGCCTTCGCGGTACGATGCGTTCGAAGCAGCTCGGGCGCATAGCGTCCGCTGAGTTCGCGCACCGGATAGCGGATGTTGAAGGGACGATCGTGGTAGAGCGTCGTCATGAGATTTCCTCTCTCGGTGGTTCGGCCGGCGATGACCGCCGTCGCTGCGGCGGAATGCCGCGAGGTTTGTGATGTGATCGAAGAGCGACCGGGTTAGGTGCTGCAAACCCAGGTTTCGAACGCCTTGAGCGCCGCGGCACCCGCGCCGTTTGATTCGGCCAGCCAAAGCCGCCACGCCGCCATCGCGCGCTGAGCGACGTCGGCGCGCAGCGCATCAACGTCGATGAACGCCCAAGCGCTTTCTATCTCGGCGTACGAAAGTGGCGTGACGTCGATGCCGCGTCCGGCGGCGACCGCCGCGAACGCCGGCGCCGCCGCACCACCGTGCGCGATGGCCAGATCGACACTCGGTGTCGTGACCAATGCGGTCAGGCGATCGAGGAAGCTGCGCGCGACTTCGGGTTCGACGTCGCTGCCCGCTTCGAGCAGCGGCATGACGATCGCGTCGGCCAGTTGCCAGCCGATCACGATGCCCGTGGCGGGCATCGCACGGGCGGCCCAGGTAAGCAGCAGCGCTTCGCCCTCACCGGCGCCGA
The nucleotide sequence above comes from Roseomonas aeriglobus. Encoded proteins:
- a CDS encoding MobA/MobL family protein, with product MTTLYHDRPFNIRYPVRELSGRYAPELLRTHRTAKASWLYINRQHGIDDYGPTPDWSRRDDLVAVGRCGPQRANIPSLEGIKLWIQADRHAVMYRPDEPVCAHAVGSLPLQEGADGWRNLVEGFCEDHLSSQGMVVDWAIHHRTGDEKTPEILPHVHLLIAMRVFDPAHADLGRLRQTWVRTERARKALTEKWWAHSGLFPRSYSL